ATTCACACCTTCCCTGGATACCTCTCTTCTCATGCGAACCGCTCAGTGGGGCATCACTCCTCTCGGCGGGGGTGATACTAGCGATAATGGTGATACCCTTCATGCACAGCCTGATACAGGACGCCTACAGGAGCATCCCAGCCATCTACAGGGAGGCGATCCTCTCACTCGGCGCCAACAGGTACGAGTACTTCAGGATGATGATCTCACTGATAAGGCCGGCGGTAATAGCCTCCCTCCTCCTGGGACTCGGAAGGGCGTCCAGCGAGACGGTGGCCGTGACCCTCGTCATAGGTAACTCCTTCAACGTTTCCCCATGCCTATTCTCTCCCGGTTACACGATCCCCTCCCTCATAGCTAATCAGTTCTCGGAGTCGAACTTCTACCCCTACATGCAGAGCGCCCTCTACGCGGGCGGGCTCGTCCTGCTAATCATAGGCATCATCTTCAGCGTTCTCGGACTCCTGATGATGAGGAAGGCGAGGGAGATGTATGGTTAGCGTCAGGGAATTGAAGGAGAGACTCTTCCTGATCCTCACAGTCGCGCTGGCCTCTCTCGCGGTTCTCCCGATATTCCACATACTCCTCTCCGTCATCCTGAGGGGTCTGCCCCCGGTCCTGAGGGCCGGAGTTGGCTTCCTGACGGATCCACCACCTCCCCCGGGCGGCGGCATTGGTGGCATAGGT
This portion of the Candidatus Korarchaeota archaeon NZ13-K genome encodes:
- the pstC gene encoding phosphate ABC transporter permease subunit PstC, coding for MLPKYDKGFFLSLLPFASIVFVIFTALAYVVVSVSYPSISRFGIGLFTQNLWRPSEVSAELASYGLLAPLYGTLVTSLIASAIALPLSLSTVYLIEELAHLRVRELFSTLIDLMAGLPTILYGLWGVEVMIPFLRDEIMIPLHSHLPWIPLFSCEPLSGASLLSAGVILAIMVIPFMHSLIQDAYRSIPAIYREAILSLGANRYEYFRMMISLIRPAVIASLLLGLGRASSETVAVTLVIGNSFNVSPCLFSPGYTIPSLIANQFSESNFYPYMQSALYAGGLVLLIIGIIFSVLGLLMMRKAREMYG